One genomic window of Blastopirellula retiformator includes the following:
- a CDS encoding efflux RND transporter permease subunit, whose protein sequence is MELLYHRTSQATPPHVYNGETLPIIPEMPVLDRSIELLVRFRVVTLILGICLLGVSLVIGQSLHFDRSIDNMFAPGDPLLAPYLRLKEIFGGNEVVLAAYPDPELFDESEVGMDRLIAMREQVMALEGVGDVLSIDRPIGKEIVNPDNNRAYKLRDTFARLTHNEEGTIAALVCILVPETETTVSRTEIIDKIRAIVSQQPGGMITGEPVMVVDGFRYVEEDGARLGWATSLLLGLVILIAFRSVRWVIAAIAVVQLTLWLTQASLAVAGFQLSMVSSMLTAIVTVIGVATVTHVLIRFREFRAQGFEPEPALIATGKLLAAPIFWACATDAVGFGALMVTNVGPVHDFGVMMAVGALMVIVSVSLLVPGVILIGAFGSDAGRIWGEAGLDGGLDMTVRWVERHPVWIVLLAAVMLGAAIVGSTRLEVESDFTKNFREGAPIVVAYDYIEENLGGAGVWDIMLPAPERLDWPYIQRVNQLEKKLKAEAPELTQTLSLADAIMAGSPRDLESLSFVLLRNTAINMGMSKFQKDMPGILNALHAEDPEQPGKYWFRVMLLSHERRDAAEKKALIEKVERIASEFELADAPEQEPQVTGFFVLLTYLIDSLIADQWRAFLLAIGGITLMMLVALRDVRYALIALVPNVLPVLVVTGCIGLLGVKINMGAAMIAAVSLGLSVDSSLHYIIGFQRAMAKGLSVTKSIAEVQQSVGRALIFATIALILGFSVLFFSNFIPTVYFGVLVSLTMLGGLFGNLILLPLLLRWTTRDKEAPSEPAPA, encoded by the coding sequence ATGGAGCTATTGTACCATCGCACCTCGCAAGCGACGCCGCCGCACGTTTACAATGGCGAAACGCTTCCTATTATCCCGGAAATGCCTGTGCTTGACCGTTCGATTGAACTGCTGGTCCGATTTCGCGTTGTGACGCTGATTCTGGGGATCTGTCTGCTTGGCGTCTCGTTGGTCATCGGGCAGTCGCTTCATTTTGATCGCTCGATCGACAACATGTTCGCCCCTGGCGATCCGCTGCTGGCCCCCTATCTGCGGCTGAAAGAGATTTTTGGCGGCAACGAAGTCGTCTTGGCCGCCTATCCCGATCCAGAACTGTTCGACGAGTCCGAGGTCGGCATGGATCGGCTGATCGCGATGCGTGAGCAGGTCATGGCCCTGGAGGGGGTCGGCGACGTGCTGTCGATCGACCGCCCCATTGGCAAAGAGATCGTCAATCCCGACAACAACCGGGCATACAAGTTGCGCGACACCTTCGCCCGCCTGACGCACAACGAAGAAGGAACCATCGCAGCCCTGGTCTGCATTCTCGTTCCCGAGACGGAAACCACGGTGTCGCGGACCGAGATCATCGACAAGATTCGGGCAATCGTCTCACAGCAGCCCGGCGGCATGATCACCGGCGAGCCAGTGATGGTGGTCGATGGGTTTCGCTACGTCGAAGAAGATGGCGCCCGGCTCGGTTGGGCGACGTCGCTGCTACTGGGTCTGGTCATTCTGATCGCGTTCCGCAGCGTGCGATGGGTGATCGCGGCGATCGCCGTGGTGCAGTTGACGCTGTGGCTCACTCAGGCGAGTCTGGCGGTGGCCGGGTTTCAACTGAGCATGGTCAGTTCGATGTTGACGGCGATTGTGACGGTGATTGGCGTCGCGACGGTGACCCATGTACTGATTCGCTTTCGGGAGTTTCGCGCTCAAGGTTTCGAGCCGGAGCCAGCCTTGATCGCGACCGGCAAACTGCTCGCCGCGCCGATCTTCTGGGCCTGTGCGACCGACGCCGTCGGCTTTGGCGCCCTGATGGTGACCAATGTCGGCCCGGTGCATGACTTTGGCGTGATGATGGCGGTTGGTGCGTTGATGGTGATCGTCAGCGTCAGTCTGTTGGTCCCCGGCGTCATTTTGATTGGCGCCTTCGGCAGCGACGCCGGACGGATTTGGGGCGAAGCGGGGCTCGACGGCGGGCTCGACATGACGGTCCGCTGGGTCGAACGTCACCCGGTGTGGATTGTTCTGCTGGCGGCGGTGATGCTGGGCGCTGCGATTGTCGGTTCGACCCGCTTGGAAGTCGAAAGCGACTTTACCAAGAATTTTCGCGAAGGCGCCCCGATCGTCGTCGCCTATGACTATATCGAAGAAAACCTGGGCGGCGCCGGAGTCTGGGATATTATGCTGCCAGCCCCGGAGAGGCTCGATTGGCCCTATATTCAACGCGTCAATCAGCTCGAGAAAAAACTGAAGGCAGAAGCGCCGGAGCTGACGCAAACGTTGAGCTTGGCTGATGCGATCATGGCCGGTTCACCCCGTGATCTCGAATCGCTTTCATTCGTACTTCTCCGCAACACCGCGATCAACATGGGGATGTCCAAATTTCAAAAAGACATGCCTGGCATCTTGAATGCGCTGCATGCCGAGGATCCGGAGCAGCCGGGCAAGTATTGGTTTCGCGTGATGCTGCTGTCGCACGAACGTCGCGACGCGGCCGAGAAGAAAGCGCTGATCGAAAAGGTAGAGCGCATCGCCAGTGAGTTTGAACTGGCCGATGCGCCTGAGCAAGAGCCGCAAGTGACCGGCTTCTTCGTGCTGCTTACGTACTTGATCGACAGCTTGATCGCCGATCAGTGGCGGGCTTTCCTATTGGCGATTGGCGGGATCACGTTGATGATGCTGGTCGCGCTGCGAGACGTGCGTTACGCGTTGATTGCCCTGGTCCCCAACGTGTTGCCGGTGCTAGTGGTGACCGGTTGCATTGGACTGTTGGGCGTAAAGATCAATATGGGCGCCGCCATGATCGCCGCCGTGTCGCTTGGCCTTTCGGTCGACTCCAGCCTGCACTACATCATCGGCTTTCAGCGAGCGATGGCGAAGGGGCTGAGCGTGACCAAGTCGATCGCCGAAGTGCAGCAAAGCGTTGGCCGAGCGTTGATCTTCGCCACGATTGCGCTGATCCTGGGCTTTAGCGTCCTTTTCTTCAGCAACTTCATTCCGACCGTCTACTTTGGGGTGTTGGTCAGTCTGACGATGCTCGGCGGCCTGTTCGGCAATCTGATCCTATTGCCGCTCTTGTTGCGGTGGACGACGCGAGACAAAGAGGCGCCAAGCGAACCCGCGCCGGCGTAG
- a CDS encoding SAM-dependent methyltransferase, producing MEYAEYFQEFPDAYAKIVAGLDRVNTLYAYLIDRGLLDHAESVLSIGAGSGDVEVRIAKQTGRQIAVVEPSQVYFDQFMQNVAEAGVQDLLIEAHRQSFQDFQPPRQYDVALSLFSWFAFDLDRALLLKALACRAPEGKLLICLPTEDCPASRISAFSRSGGINLTSDRLSHWARREGFDHDYDIYHGVVPVGLYLQEGGLTEQGKDLASFLAATPWDEMSDELREASLEAIQAGRRGDQIDHASGCLLFDAGKHAAAE from the coding sequence ATGGAATACGCAGAGTACTTCCAAGAATTCCCCGACGCTTATGCGAAGATCGTCGCCGGGCTTGATCGGGTCAACACGCTGTACGCCTATTTGATCGACCGAGGTCTGCTCGACCACGCCGAGTCGGTCCTCTCGATTGGCGCCGGCAGCGGCGATGTCGAAGTCCGGATCGCCAAACAGACCGGCCGGCAGATCGCCGTGGTTGAGCCGTCGCAGGTTTACTTCGATCAATTTATGCAAAACGTCGCCGAGGCAGGCGTCCAAGATTTGTTGATCGAGGCGCATCGGCAATCATTTCAAGATTTTCAGCCCCCGCGTCAGTACGACGTGGCGCTATCCCTCTTCTCTTGGTTTGCCTTTGATTTAGATCGAGCGCTGCTATTGAAGGCGCTCGCTTGTCGCGCACCGGAAGGCAAGCTACTGATCTGTTTGCCTACCGAAGATTGTCCGGCCAGCCGGATCTCGGCCTTTAGTCGCTCGGGCGGAATCAATCTTACCAGCGATCGATTGTCGCACTGGGCCCGCCGCGAAGGGTTTGACCATGATTATGACATTTACCATGGCGTCGTCCCGGTCGGGCTTTATCTGCAGGAAGGGGGACTGACCGAACAGGGGAAGGACCTGGCCTCGTTTTTGGCGGCGACTCCCTGGGACGAGATGTCGGACGAGTTAAGGGAAGCCTCGCTGGAAGCGATCCAAGCGGGGCGTCGCGGCGATCAGATCGATCATGCCAGCGGTTGCTTGCTTTTCGACGCCGGGAAGCACGCCGCTGCCGAGTAA
- the larC gene encoding nickel pincer cofactor biosynthesis protein LarC: MKIAYLDCPSGIAGDMTLAAMIDAGVPLELLQDGITSLGLPGVSLVVEEVKRHGFRALHLCVDHEPEHAHRHLHHIDAMIDAGQLTAAQKELAKRIFLKVGEAEAKVHGSTLQKVHFHEVGAVDSIADIVGAAIGWDYLGVDRIVCSPVPTGTGYIEIAHGRCSVPAPATAEILKGIPLAASDVPCELTTPTGAAIVATVVDQFGPLPAMQIDRIGYGAGTKELKSQANIVRLMLGETADPLDSDQVWVVETNLDDISGEVIGHASNLLLEKGALDVYSTSIQMKKNRPGVQLTVLCDAADLAKMERILFRETGTLGVRRFPVSRHKLVRREHTVETPFGPIAGKLAWIEGGPASFSPEYEACRVVATQQDKPLRKIYDAAQAAFDPNSL, encoded by the coding sequence ATGAAAATCGCCTACCTCGACTGTCCCAGCGGTATTGCCGGCGACATGACCCTGGCCGCCATGATTGACGCCGGCGTGCCTCTTGAGCTACTGCAAGATGGCATCACCTCGCTCGGCTTGCCCGGCGTCAGCCTGGTCGTCGAAGAAGTGAAACGGCATGGCTTTCGCGCCCTGCATCTGTGCGTCGACCATGAGCCGGAACATGCGCACCGCCATCTGCATCACATCGATGCGATGATCGACGCCGGCCAGTTGACCGCCGCCCAAAAAGAACTGGCCAAGCGGATCTTCCTGAAGGTGGGCGAGGCGGAAGCGAAGGTGCATGGGTCGACCCTGCAGAAGGTCCACTTCCACGAAGTTGGCGCTGTCGACTCGATCGCCGATATCGTCGGCGCCGCGATCGGCTGGGACTATCTGGGAGTCGACCGAATCGTCTGTTCGCCGGTGCCGACCGGGACCGGTTATATCGAGATCGCCCATGGCCGCTGCAGCGTTCCGGCCCCGGCGACCGCCGAGATCTTGAAGGGGATTCCGCTCGCCGCTTCCGACGTTCCCTGCGAGCTGACCACGCCGACCGGGGCCGCGATCGTCGCCACGGTGGTTGATCAGTTTGGTCCGCTGCCGGCGATGCAGATCGACCGGATCGGCTATGGCGCCGGGACGAAGGAGCTGAAATCGCAGGCCAACATCGTCCGCCTGATGCTGGGCGAAACGGCGGATCCGCTCGATAGCGATCAGGTCTGGGTGGTCGAAACCAACCTGGACGATATCTCGGGCGAGGTGATCGGGCATGCGTCGAACTTGCTGCTTGAGAAAGGGGCGCTCGACGTCTATAGCACGTCGATCCAGATGAAAAAGAATCGCCCTGGCGTGCAGCTGACCGTACTGTGCGACGCCGCCGACCTGGCGAAGATGGAGCGGATTTTGTTCCGCGAGACCGGGACTTTGGGGGTCCGGCGGTTTCCGGTCAGCCGTCACAAGCTGGTTCGCCGCGAGCACACGGTCGAAACGCCGTTTGGCCCCATCGCCGGCAAATTGGCCTGGATTGAAGGGGGCCCGGCCAGTTTTTCGCCCGAATATGAAGCCTGCCGCGTCGTGGCGACCCAGCAAGACAAGCCGCTGCGGAAAATTTATGACGCCGCCCAGGCCGCATTCGACCCAAATTCGCTTTGA